One Streptomyces hundungensis DNA segment encodes these proteins:
- a CDS encoding MGDG synthase family glycosyltransferase, with the protein MSRRAVPGDARPACPIRPAGPHRVTIVSAGVGAGHDGAADALGAQLEEAGFQVDRHDFLDLLPARLGRVLSGTYHRLLTAAPSGYQRIYAATERSGSPGPVVRALFRSAERRMLRAIGPRSRAVVSTYPGASQVLGALRRSGRLGIPALTYLTDFSVHPLWVAPGIDAHLAAHPVPAAQAGALGAARVLVTGPVTAARFAAVTEPDRWAARDDFGLPHDVPLALLVAGSWGVGPVRESAAEIRDSGVGEPVVVCGRNTALAEQLRADGFRYVHEWVRDMPLLMRACDVLVQNAGGLTSVEAFASGLPVASYRCIPGHGQTNAAALDEAGLAAWIREPGDLASVLTGLLGGPLGERQRAAGLALFSSGASPVAAITAVATPTEIPVAARRPQLTRRRTKLAATALAAAVSLGIAAPLAHAYESDPGRLSTAAHRLIERYEL; encoded by the coding sequence GTGTCCCGTCGTGCCGTCCCGGGTGACGCCCGGCCCGCCTGCCCCATCCGCCCCGCCGGGCCCCACCGGGTCACCATCGTGTCCGCCGGGGTCGGCGCGGGGCACGACGGTGCCGCCGACGCGCTCGGCGCGCAGTTGGAGGAGGCCGGTTTCCAGGTGGACCGGCACGACTTCCTCGATCTGCTGCCGGCCCGGCTCGGCCGGGTCCTGTCCGGTACCTACCACCGGCTGTTGACCGCCGCGCCCTCCGGCTATCAGCGGATCTACGCCGCCACCGAACGCTCCGGCTCACCCGGGCCGGTCGTCCGCGCTCTGTTCCGCAGCGCCGAGCGCCGCATGCTCCGGGCGATCGGGCCGCGGTCACGAGCGGTCGTATCCACGTACCCGGGCGCGAGCCAGGTGCTCGGCGCGCTGCGGCGCAGCGGACGCCTGGGCATCCCCGCGCTCACCTACCTCACCGACTTCTCCGTGCACCCGCTGTGGGTAGCCCCCGGGATCGACGCGCACCTCGCGGCCCATCCCGTTCCGGCCGCGCAGGCCGGGGCGCTGGGCGCGGCCCGCGTCCTGGTGACCGGGCCGGTGACGGCCGCACGGTTCGCCGCGGTCACGGAGCCGGATCGGTGGGCCGCTCGCGACGATTTCGGACTGCCGCATGATGTCCCGCTCGCTCTGCTGGTCGCCGGGTCCTGGGGGGTGGGTCCGGTGCGGGAGTCCGCCGCGGAGATACGGGACAGCGGTGTTGGTGAACCGGTCGTCGTCTGCGGGCGCAACACGGCGCTTGCCGAGCAGTTGCGCGCCGACGGGTTCCGGTACGTGCACGAGTGGGTGCGGGACATGCCGCTGTTGATGCGCGCCTGCGACGTCCTGGTGCAGAACGCGGGGGGCCTCACCTCGGTCGAGGCGTTCGCCAGTGGGCTGCCCGTCGCCAGCTATCGGTGCATACCGGGCCATGGCCAGACCAACGCCGCCGCTCTCGACGAGGCGGGGCTCGCCGCCTGGATACGAGAACCGGGAGACCTCGCCTCCGTACTCACCGGTCTCCTCGGGGGGCCGCTCGGTGAACGCCAGCGCGCCGCCGGTCTCGCGCTGTTCTCGTCGGGCGCCTCTCCGGTCGCCGCCATCACCGCGGTGGCCACTCCAACCGAGATTCCGGTTGCGGCCCGGCGTCCCCAACTGACGCGACGTAGAACGAAGTTGGCGGCCACCGCGCTCGCTGCCGCTGTCTCGCTCGGGATCGCAGCCCCGCTGGCCCATGCCTACGAGTCCGATCCCGGGCGCCTGTCCACGGCAGCCCACCGTCTCATCGAGAGGTACGAACTGTGA
- a CDS encoding Eco57I restriction-modification methylase domain-containing protein has protein sequence MKLIENTEARRVEALSVLDPLTQAALGQFFTPARAADLIASMPRLDALSNTVRILDPGAGVGSLTAALVTRLHEERPDLDVHVVAVDIDPQVMPYLRATLEECRATYGTTFDLVQGDYLTDDDALTDGAFDLVIANPPYAKLAAGSRQRKRTAQDLVDVSNTYAAFWARATAALAPGGQISIIVPRSWANGPYYRAFRQWMLDRTSLDLLHIFESRNTVFADTGVLQENVIVKGTRGDQESQVVLSASVAHHDAPLRRTVPFDTVVLPGDRERFVRFDEPVVPPAVSFTLADLGLGVSTGKVVDFRNREHLTEDLSADGVVPMVYQANVRGGKIEWPQRPAKKPQGFSPGTEAARKLLLPEGHYVVIKRFTAKEEKRRVVAGVCQYDGPVALDNKTNYLHEKKGPLDPRLAHGLMLWLNSSTLDAIFRTFSGHTQVNAGDVKTLPFPSRDDLVRLAENAPEWLPEQAKLDALVADLFPAVVGSAE, from the coding sequence GTGAAACTGATCGAGAACACCGAGGCACGGCGGGTGGAGGCGCTCAGTGTCCTTGACCCTCTGACCCAGGCTGCCCTGGGGCAGTTCTTCACCCCTGCACGAGCCGCCGACCTGATCGCCTCGATGCCTCGCCTGGACGCGCTGAGCAACACCGTGCGCATTCTGGACCCCGGCGCCGGCGTCGGCTCGCTGACCGCCGCGCTGGTGACCCGACTGCACGAAGAGCGCCCTGACCTGGACGTCCACGTCGTGGCTGTGGATATCGACCCGCAGGTCATGCCCTACCTGCGGGCCACGCTCGAGGAATGCAGGGCGACCTACGGCACCACGTTCGACCTCGTGCAGGGCGACTACCTCACCGACGATGACGCACTCACCGACGGTGCGTTCGACCTCGTCATCGCCAACCCGCCCTATGCGAAGCTCGCCGCGGGCAGTAGGCAACGTAAGCGCACCGCGCAAGACCTGGTCGATGTCAGCAACACTTACGCGGCGTTCTGGGCCAGGGCCACAGCCGCCCTGGCCCCCGGTGGCCAGATCTCGATCATCGTGCCCCGTTCCTGGGCCAACGGCCCCTACTACCGCGCCTTTCGTCAGTGGATGCTCGACCGCACCAGCCTCGATCTCCTCCACATCTTCGAGAGTCGCAACACAGTCTTCGCCGACACCGGCGTCCTCCAGGAAAACGTCATCGTGAAGGGCACACGGGGCGACCAGGAGTCGCAGGTCGTCCTGTCGGCGTCGGTCGCGCACCACGACGCGCCGCTGCGCCGCACCGTCCCGTTCGACACCGTGGTCCTGCCAGGGGACCGCGAGCGGTTCGTCCGCTTCGACGAGCCTGTCGTGCCGCCGGCCGTCTCGTTCACCTTGGCGGACCTGGGCCTGGGCGTCAGCACGGGCAAGGTCGTCGACTTCCGCAACCGCGAACACCTCACCGAAGACCTCAGCGCCGACGGTGTCGTGCCGATGGTCTATCAGGCCAACGTGCGCGGCGGAAAGATCGAATGGCCACAGCGCCCCGCGAAAAAGCCGCAGGGTTTCTCCCCCGGCACCGAGGCCGCCCGCAAGCTGCTTCTGCCCGAAGGGCACTACGTCGTCATCAAGCGCTTTACCGCGAAGGAGGAGAAGCGGCGCGTGGTCGCGGGCGTCTGTCAGTACGACGGCCCGGTCGCCCTGGACAACAAGACCAACTACCTGCACGAGAAGAAGGGGCCCCTCGACCCTCGACTCGCGCACGGGCTGATGCTCTGGCTGAACTCCTCGACGCTCGACGCGATCTTCCGCACCTTCTCCGGCCACACCCAGGTCAATGCGGGGGACGTCAAGACGCTCCCCTTCCCCTCCCGCGACGACCTGGTGCGCTTGGCGGAGAACGCCCCGGAATGGCTCCCGGAACAGGCCAAGCTCGACGCCCTCGTGGCCGACTTGTTCCCCGCTGTCGTAGGCTCCGCCGAATGA
- a CDS encoding polysaccharide deacetylase family protein, which produces MSSRAAKAALLAATGALPALAAVHAAPAVSALGPLRTRTMPRLSGRGRPDHIALTFDDGPDHLSTPHFLRLLDREGVRATFFLLGSMLARSPGLGKEMVAAGHEIGVHGWAHRPLVLRGPRTTRDDIARAYDLIWDVTGGPPRLFRPPYGVMSTSAHLACRGLGLTPVLWTAWGEDWRRRATARSVHDTVMGSLRGGGTVLLHDSDCTSATGSWRTTLAALPALLDTWRGRGWQTGPLRDHGCDRLYCA; this is translated from the coding sequence GTGAGCTCCCGTGCCGCCAAGGCCGCCCTGCTCGCCGCGACCGGGGCGCTGCCCGCCCTCGCCGCCGTGCACGCGGCGCCCGCCGTGTCCGCCCTCGGTCCGCTGCGCACACGCACGATGCCCCGGCTCTCGGGGCGGGGCCGCCCCGACCACATCGCGCTGACCTTCGACGACGGGCCCGACCACCTCTCCACCCCGCACTTCCTGCGCCTCCTGGACCGCGAAGGAGTGCGCGCGACGTTCTTCCTGCTCGGCTCGATGCTGGCCCGCTCGCCCGGGCTCGGCAAGGAAATGGTGGCCGCCGGGCACGAGATCGGCGTGCACGGCTGGGCGCACCGCCCGCTGGTCCTGCGCGGCCCCCGCACCACCCGTGACGACATCGCCCGGGCCTACGACCTGATCTGGGATGTCACCGGCGGGCCACCCCGCCTTTTCCGGCCGCCGTACGGGGTGATGAGCACCAGTGCTCATCTGGCGTGCCGGGGACTCGGGCTCACGCCCGTGCTGTGGACGGCCTGGGGTGAGGACTGGCGCCGCCGGGCCACGGCCCGCTCGGTGCACGACACGGTGATGGGCTCGCTGCGCGGCGGCGGCACGGTCCTGCTCCACGACTCCGACTGCACCTCCGCCACCGGTTCATGGCGCACCACACTGGCCGCGCTGCCCGCGCTCCTGGACACCTGGCGCGGCCGCGGCTGGCAGACCGGCCCGCTGCGCGACCACGGCTGCGACCGGCTCTACTGCGCGTAG
- a CDS encoding histidine phosphatase family protein, protein MTFRLVLVSPAFSRSLREARFDDGAPLEPAGLAAARAAAPGLHAADRYLASPTARCRETATALGVAAHDTAELAALDVGRWRGRTLAEVGAAEPEAVGAWLTDPAAAPHGGEPVRALCARATAWLAAATEDAGRTLAVVEPEIVRALVLRALDAPESAFWRIDVPPLTATELTGRSGRWNLRAGRPLTP, encoded by the coding sequence TCGCTGCGTGAGGCGCGGTTCGACGACGGCGCGCCGCTGGAGCCCGCCGGGCTCGCCGCGGCCCGGGCGGCGGCGCCGGGGCTGCACGCCGCCGACCGGTACCTGGCCTCCCCGACGGCGCGCTGCCGCGAGACCGCGACCGCGCTCGGCGTGGCCGCGCACGACACCGCCGAGCTGGCCGCGCTGGACGTGGGCCGCTGGCGCGGCCGGACCCTGGCCGAGGTGGGCGCGGCCGAGCCGGAGGCGGTCGGCGCCTGGCTCACCGACCCGGCGGCCGCACCGCACGGCGGCGAACCCGTACGGGCGCTGTGCGCGAGGGCGACCGCGTGGCTGGCGGCTGCCACGGAGGACGCCGGCCGCACCCTCGCGGTCGTGGAGCCCGAGATCGTACGGGCCCTGGTGCTGCGGGCGCTGGACGCGCCGGAGTCGGCGTTCTGGCGCATCGACGTACCCCCACTGACAGCGACCGAACTGACCGGCCGCTCCGGCCGCTGGAACCTTCGCGCGGGGCGGCCGTTGACCCCGTAG
- the efeB gene encoding iron uptake transporter deferrochelatase/peroxidase subunit, with product MPAQTSAPQGGCPAGRRSFVKTALGAGAAGAVLAGGGFALSGNGMTPARADSAADSGKVPFHGAHQAGILTPQPAAATFVSLDVIADSRKDLADLLRTITERARYLTAGGAPADLGVGAPPSDNGILGPVVPADELTVTVGVGASLFDDRYGLAKAKPARLTPMRTFPNDNLSAAECHGDLSLQICAARQDVVLHALRDIARHTRGAMQIKWRIDGFQNTPRPAGAPRNLLGFKDGIANPDVKSTRETDRLIWVGDSLGEPSWAVGGSYQVIRVIRMLVEFWDRVSLTEQEKMFGRRKDTGAPLDGAAESDIPNYAKDPHGNAIPLDAHIRLANPRTAQSDNSRILRRGYNYDRGVDSVGNLDMGLVFCSYQQDVKRQFEATQERLIDEPLADYISPTGGGYFYALPGAEDPSDWLGRGLLAA from the coding sequence ATGCCCGCCCAAACCTCCGCCCCGCAAGGCGGTTGCCCCGCCGGACGGCGCTCGTTCGTCAAGACGGCCCTGGGCGCGGGCGCGGCCGGCGCCGTCCTGGCCGGCGGGGGATTCGCGCTCAGCGGGAACGGTATGACTCCGGCACGCGCGGACAGCGCCGCTGACAGCGGCAAGGTGCCCTTCCACGGCGCCCACCAGGCCGGCATCCTCACCCCGCAGCCCGCGGCGGCCACTTTCGTCTCCCTCGACGTCATCGCCGACAGCCGCAAGGACCTCGCCGACCTGCTGCGCACGATCACCGAACGGGCGCGCTACCTGACCGCGGGCGGTGCACCCGCCGATCTCGGCGTCGGCGCCCCGCCGTCCGACAACGGCATCCTCGGCCCGGTGGTCCCCGCCGACGAACTGACCGTCACGGTCGGGGTCGGCGCCTCGCTCTTCGATGACCGGTACGGGCTCGCCAAGGCCAAGCCTGCGCGCCTCACACCCATGCGGACCTTCCCCAACGACAACCTGTCGGCCGCCGAATGTCACGGCGACCTCTCGTTGCAGATCTGCGCGGCCCGTCAGGACGTGGTCCTGCACGCGCTGCGTGACATAGCCCGGCACACCCGCGGCGCCATGCAGATCAAGTGGCGCATCGACGGCTTCCAGAACACGCCCCGGCCCGCCGGCGCTCCGCGCAACCTGCTCGGCTTCAAGGACGGCATCGCCAATCCGGACGTGAAGTCCACGCGGGAGACCGACCGGCTGATATGGGTCGGCGATTCTCTGGGCGAGCCGTCCTGGGCGGTCGGCGGCAGCTACCAGGTCATCCGTGTCATTCGCATGCTCGTCGAGTTCTGGGACAGGGTCTCGCTCACCGAGCAGGAGAAGATGTTCGGCCGCCGCAAGGACACCGGCGCCCCGCTCGACGGCGCGGCCGAGAGCGACATTCCCAACTACGCCAAGGACCCGCACGGCAACGCGATCCCGCTGGACGCGCACATACGCCTCGCCAACCCCAGGACCGCACAGAGCGACAACTCCCGGATCCTGCGCCGAGGTTACAACTACGACCGGGGTGTTGACAGCGTCGGCAACCTCGACATGGGTCTGGTCTTCTGCTCCTACCAGCAGGACGTCAAGCGGCAGTTCGAAGCGACCCAGGAACGCCTCATCGACGAACCCCTCGCCGATTACATCTCCCCGACCGGTGGCGGCTACTTCTATGCGCTGCCGGGCGCCGAGGATCCCTCCGACTGGCTGGGCCGGGGCCTCCTCGCGGCCTGA
- a CDS encoding M56 family metallopeptidase: MRVALFTPLAVSAVLALVAPWAGGRLPPRMAAWLLTLASLVAALGTATALGMAAFTLIGQIPAVAAEGKWSPGVLAAQAPVNWLVATGCAFVLAGCVGALAVSARRQTAVWLTARRECRALPTGGDLAVVDDPVPQAFALPGSPGRVVVSSGMLRALSADERTALLAHERAHLHHRHHVFLLVLRLASALNPLLRSVARAGSFAVERWADEEAGTLVGDRPLVARAVARAALAGKRAPRHSLAATGGPVPQRVRALLAPPTPLRRDLVVAHALLMLICCFSLALSADDMDELFDTASPGHLHTAAGQAHHHRHERQ; the protein is encoded by the coding sequence GTGCGCGTCGCTCTCTTCACTCCCCTCGCGGTCAGTGCGGTGCTCGCCCTGGTGGCACCCTGGGCCGGCGGCCGGCTGCCGCCGCGCATGGCGGCCTGGCTGTTGACGCTCGCCTCGCTGGTCGCGGCCCTCGGCACGGCGACCGCGCTGGGCATGGCGGCCTTCACCCTCATCGGGCAGATCCCGGCCGTGGCGGCGGAAGGCAAGTGGTCGCCGGGCGTGCTTGCCGCGCAGGCTCCGGTCAACTGGCTGGTCGCCACTGGCTGCGCGTTCGTCCTCGCCGGGTGTGTGGGCGCGCTCGCGGTCAGCGCCCGGCGGCAGACCGCGGTGTGGCTGACGGCCCGCCGGGAGTGCCGGGCGCTTCCAACCGGCGGCGATCTGGCGGTGGTTGACGATCCGGTGCCGCAGGCGTTCGCGCTGCCCGGCTCGCCCGGCCGTGTCGTCGTGTCATCAGGGATGCTGCGGGCGCTGTCCGCCGACGAGCGCACCGCGCTGCTCGCGCATGAGCGGGCCCACCTGCACCACCGCCACCATGTGTTCCTGCTGGTGCTGCGCCTCGCATCGGCGCTCAACCCGCTGCTGCGGTCCGTCGCCCGGGCAGGGAGCTTCGCGGTGGAACGCTGGGCGGACGAGGAGGCGGGCACGTTGGTGGGCGACCGGCCCCTGGTGGCGCGGGCGGTCGCCCGTGCGGCGCTGGCGGGCAAGCGGGCCCCGCGGCACTCGCTCGCGGCGACCGGCGGCCCGGTGCCGCAGCGCGTCCGGGCACTGCTCGCTCCGCCGACGCCGCTGCGCCGCGACCTGGTCGTGGCACACGCGCTGCTCATGCTGATCTGCTGCTTCAGCCTGGCCCTGTCAGCCGACGACATGGACGAGCTCTTCGACACCGCCTCGCCCGGCCACCTGCACACGGCGGCCGGGCAGGCCCACCACCACCGCCACGAGCGTCAGTAG
- a CDS encoding BlaI/MecI/CopY family transcriptional regulator has product MTDDGAATAGRRAPGELENEVLAALWAAGAPAAAAAVREQVAGDPAHTTVLTILSRLYDKGLVTRERAGRGYLYSPVRDEAGHTAAGMRALLERGGDRAAVLARFVSELGTEDEEILEQLLRGHKEG; this is encoded by the coding sequence GTGACGGACGACGGCGCCGCAACGGCCGGGCGGCGGGCGCCCGGTGAGCTGGAGAACGAGGTGCTCGCCGCGCTGTGGGCGGCGGGCGCGCCCGCCGCGGCCGCCGCCGTCCGCGAGCAGGTGGCCGGCGACCCCGCGCACACCACCGTCCTGACCATCCTGTCCCGGCTCTACGACAAGGGCCTGGTCACCCGCGAGCGGGCCGGGCGCGGCTACCTCTACTCCCCCGTACGGGACGAGGCGGGGCACACCGCCGCCGGAATGCGGGCGCTGCTGGAAAGAGGCGGCGACCGGGCCGCGGTACTCGCCCGGTTCGTGTCCGAGCTCGGCACCGAGGACGAAGAGATCCTTGAGCAGTTGCTGCGCGGGCACAAGGAGGGCTGA
- a CDS encoding BsuBI/PstI family type II restriction endonuclease produces MISDLAASVDNAGVLLQAFGFDKVRRNSRSALTALVLLGLEPGEPWNTATNPRLGVTVVMGLIAERWGKEYAPNTRETFRKQTLHQFVDAGFAEHNSDAPEGRTVNSPKNNYRIAPAALSVVRLYGTRGFQDALDAWVAEAPTQQAAYKATREMQMLPVTLPDGSVFRLSPGGQNPLIRDMIEEFCPRFVPGGQVLYLGDAKDHRYDIRQDDVFARLGLAFDEHGKNPDLVVHDERGGRLFLVEAVTSHGPIDFGRREHLKRLFATDKAGLVFVNCFPDRATMRKWLPDLAWETEAWVADAPDHLIRFT; encoded by the coding sequence ATGATCAGCGACTTAGCAGCATCCGTCGACAACGCCGGCGTCCTCCTGCAAGCCTTCGGCTTCGACAAGGTCCGCCGCAACAGCAGGTCCGCCCTGACGGCCCTCGTGCTGCTCGGACTGGAGCCCGGCGAGCCGTGGAACACGGCGACCAACCCGCGTCTCGGCGTCACGGTAGTCATGGGCCTCATCGCGGAGAGATGGGGCAAGGAGTACGCCCCGAACACGCGCGAGACCTTCCGCAAGCAGACGCTCCACCAGTTCGTCGACGCGGGGTTCGCCGAGCACAACTCCGATGCTCCCGAGGGGCGTACGGTCAACTCCCCCAAAAACAACTACCGGATCGCTCCCGCGGCTCTGTCCGTAGTGCGTCTCTACGGCACCCGTGGGTTCCAGGACGCCCTCGACGCCTGGGTGGCCGAAGCTCCCACCCAGCAGGCCGCCTACAAGGCCACCCGCGAGATGCAGATGCTCCCGGTCACGCTGCCCGACGGTTCTGTGTTCCGCCTCTCTCCCGGCGGTCAGAACCCCCTGATCCGGGACATGATCGAGGAGTTCTGTCCTCGCTTCGTCCCCGGCGGGCAGGTGCTCTACCTGGGGGACGCCAAGGATCACCGCTACGACATCCGCCAGGACGACGTCTTCGCACGGCTCGGGCTGGCCTTCGACGAGCACGGCAAGAACCCGGATCTCGTGGTCCACGACGAGCGGGGCGGCCGGCTCTTCCTCGTGGAGGCCGTCACTTCGCACGGACCGATCGACTTCGGACGGCGTGAGCACCTGAAGAGGCTCTTCGCGACGGACAAGGCGGGGCTGGTGTTCGTGAACTGCTTCCCGGACCGCGCAACGATGCGCAAGTGGCTGCCCGACCTCGCATGGGAGACCGAAGCCTGGGTGGCTGACGCGCCCGACCACCTGATCCGCTTCACCTGA
- the efeU gene encoding iron uptake transporter permease EfeU translates to MWDDAFPSFLIGLREGLEAGLIVSILVATLVRAEAKSRLPQVWTGVLAAVALAMSFGAVLTFSAASMSGTAQEAFGGTLSVVAVAFVTAMVFWMRRSARSLSGEIKEKVTGALAMGAGMLVVTSFLAVGREGLETALFLWTTARAAGESSGPMLGAGIGIVLAAGLCWGLYRRVLKINLTKFFTATGAVLIVIAAGVLGYGLRDLQEGGVLPGKSAYAVDLSQSIDPAAWYSTLVQGVFNLTPTMTWLQVIAYVGYLAIVMTLFVRGVRTAAERPARQNNPAKSAEPARPVEVAGSAEPASPAKVAGSAEPVAGAGPAKAPAPEADTAGPGAPTRRRPAWAVPVAVVAVPAVVAGAVVALSGSKPADAQTVAVSEKECGKGFSAPKPGRQTFQMHNTGDKASEVYLIDPASNAVYGEIEGLAPGTTRDLVATVAGGSYAWRCVPTGGKAVTSAAVRVSGGGEAKAVVPVSEADLATPLTSYKQYVNQGLTTLVAQTKQLSDDIAGGDLDAARTDWLTAHRTYASLGAAYGTFQDFDKKINGRTAGLPDGVNDKGFTGFHRVEYGLWHGQSAGDLAAPAARLAEDAAGLQKAFPTQDFAPGDLPLRTHEILENTLQFELTGDADQGSGTMLATADANLAGTRELLGVLRPLLASRDAGLVPRIDGDIDRVQKLLDAAHHDQSWTPVGQLGAAARARLNGATGQLLEDLAPVPDLLEIRKSA, encoded by the coding sequence ATGTGGGACGACGCGTTTCCGAGCTTCTTGATCGGGCTGAGGGAGGGGCTTGAGGCGGGACTGATCGTCTCGATCCTGGTCGCCACACTGGTGCGCGCCGAGGCCAAGTCCCGCCTGCCCCAGGTGTGGACCGGCGTGCTCGCGGCGGTCGCGCTGGCCATGAGCTTCGGGGCGGTACTCACCTTCTCGGCCGCCAGCATGTCAGGGACCGCCCAGGAGGCGTTCGGCGGCACCCTCAGCGTGGTCGCCGTCGCCTTCGTCACGGCGATGGTCTTCTGGATGCGCCGCTCAGCGCGCAGCCTCTCCGGCGAGATCAAGGAGAAGGTCACCGGAGCGCTGGCCATGGGCGCGGGCATGCTCGTCGTCACCTCGTTCCTCGCGGTGGGCCGTGAGGGCCTGGAGACCGCTCTGTTCCTGTGGACCACGGCCCGCGCGGCCGGCGAGTCCTCGGGTCCGATGCTCGGCGCCGGGATCGGCATCGTCCTCGCCGCCGGCCTCTGCTGGGGCCTGTACCGCCGGGTGCTGAAGATCAACCTCACCAAGTTCTTCACCGCCACCGGCGCCGTCCTCATCGTCATCGCCGCCGGAGTGCTCGGCTACGGCCTGCGTGACCTCCAGGAGGGCGGGGTACTGCCCGGCAAGTCCGCGTACGCCGTCGACCTGAGCCAGAGCATCGACCCGGCCGCCTGGTACAGCACCCTCGTCCAAGGTGTGTTCAACCTGACGCCGACCATGACCTGGCTCCAGGTCATCGCCTACGTCGGCTATCTCGCCATCGTGATGACGCTGTTCGTACGAGGCGTGCGGACGGCGGCCGAGCGGCCCGCCAGGCAGAACAACCCCGCGAAGTCCGCCGAGCCGGCGAGGCCGGTCGAGGTCGCAGGGTCCGCCGAGCCGGCGAGTCCGGCCAAGGTCGCGGGGTCCGCCGAGCCAGTCGCTGGAGCCGGACCCGCGAAGGCTCCCGCCCCTGAAGCCGACACCGCCGGGCCCGGGGCTCCCACGCGGCGCCGGCCCGCCTGGGCAGTACCGGTCGCCGTGGTGGCCGTCCCCGCCGTCGTCGCCGGCGCCGTCGTGGCCCTCAGCGGGTCCAAGCCCGCCGACGCCCAGACCGTCGCGGTCTCTGAGAAGGAGTGCGGCAAGGGATTCAGCGCGCCCAAGCCCGGTCGCCAGACCTTCCAGATGCACAACACCGGCGACAAGGCATCCGAGGTTTACCTCATCGACCCGGCGAGCAACGCGGTGTACGGCGAGATCGAGGGCCTGGCCCCCGGCACCACCCGGGACCTCGTCGCCACCGTCGCGGGCGGCTCGTACGCCTGGCGCTGTGTGCCCACCGGCGGCAAAGCCGTCACCTCCGCCGCCGTACGCGTCAGCGGCGGCGGCGAGGCCAAGGCGGTCGTGCCGGTCTCCGAGGCCGACCTGGCCACGCCCCTCACCTCGTACAAGCAGTACGTGAACCAGGGTCTGACCACCCTGGTCGCCCAGACCAAGCAGCTGAGCGACGACATCGCGGGCGGCGACCTGGACGCCGCGCGCACCGACTGGCTCACCGCCCACCGCACCTACGCCTCGCTCGGCGCCGCCTACGGCACCTTCCAGGACTTCGACAAAAAGATCAACGGACGCACCGCGGGCCTCCCGGACGGTGTGAACGACAAGGGCTTCACGGGTTTCCACCGCGTCGAGTACGGCCTGTGGCACGGCCAGTCGGCGGGCGACCTCGCCGCTCCCGCGGCGCGCCTCGCCGAGGACGCGGCCGGTCTCCAAAAGGCGTTCCCCACCCAGGACTTCGCCCCGGGTGATCTCCCGCTGCGCACCCACGAGATCCTGGAGAACACCCTTCAGTTCGAGCTGACCGGCGACGCCGACCAGGGCAGCGGGACCATGCTCGCCACCGCCGACGCCAATCTCGCCGGCACGCGCGAACTCCTCGGTGTCCTGCGCCCGCTGCTCGCCTCCCGCGACGCCGGGCTCGTGCCGAGGATCGACGGCGACATCGACCGCGTACAGAAGCTGCTCGACGCCGCGCACCACGACCAGAGCTGGACCCCGGTCGGTCAACTGGGGGCCGCCGCGCGCGCCCGGCTCAACGGCGCGACCGGGCAGCTCCTCGAAGACCTGGCCCCGGTGCCGGACCTCCTGGAGATCCGGAAGTCCGCCTGA
- a CDS encoding COG4705 family protein, translating to MKSLTRPGSSVSDPALRKLPQVTLLFWLLKSVAVTLGETSGDLLGITFGLGYATTAALFLAFFAAVVTAQVRAAGFHPALYWSVVLGTSMVGTEISDFLNRGFGHGSAPDGIGYAWGTILLTGLLAGVFAMWWRTGQTLDVENITGRSGEILYWIAILVSNTLGTSSGDWLADDTGLGFRNAFLLIAAIMLLIFAAYRFTSANRIVLFWLAFILTRPLGAAGGDSLTKPTSQGGLGWGTLWGSVALLGSLTALVACQIRQVHRHPPAPHPAPNDRRTGPPQRPNATPSSGDSAREPTPTQF from the coding sequence ATGAAATCCCTCACCCGACCGGGATCGTCCGTCTCCGACCCCGCCCTTCGCAAACTGCCCCAAGTGACGCTGCTGTTCTGGCTGCTGAAGTCGGTGGCAGTCACCCTGGGCGAGACCTCCGGCGACCTTCTCGGCATCACCTTCGGCCTCGGCTACGCCACCACCGCCGCACTCTTCCTCGCCTTCTTCGCCGCAGTGGTCACCGCCCAGGTGCGCGCCGCCGGCTTCCACCCGGCGCTGTACTGGTCCGTCGTGCTGGGCACCAGCATGGTCGGCACGGAGATCTCCGACTTCCTCAACCGCGGTTTCGGGCACGGCAGCGCCCCTGACGGCATCGGCTATGCCTGGGGCACGATCCTGCTCACCGGCCTGCTCGCCGGGGTGTTCGCGATGTGGTGGCGCACCGGGCAGACCCTCGACGTCGAGAACATCACCGGCCGCTCAGGGGAGATCCTGTACTGGATCGCCATCCTCGTCTCCAACACCCTGGGCACCTCCAGCGGTGACTGGCTGGCCGACGACACCGGGCTGGGATTCCGCAACGCCTTCCTCTTGATCGCAGCGATCATGCTGCTGATCTTCGCGGCCTACCGGTTCACCTCCGCCAACCGGATCGTGCTGTTCTGGCTCGCCTTCATCCTGACCAGGCCGCTGGGTGCCGCGGGCGGCGACTCACTGACCAAGCCGACCTCCCAGGGCGGCCTCGGCTGGGGCACCCTGTGGGGATCGGTGGCGTTGCTCGGCTCGCTGACCGCGTTGGTCGCCTGCCAGATCCGGCAGGTCCACCGGCATCCTCCGGCTCCCCACCCGGCGCCGAACGACCGGCGTACCGGCCCGCCCCAGCGCCCCAACGCCACCCCATCGTCCGGCGATTCGGCCCGAGAACCGACCCCGACACAGTTCTGA